The window GTTTAACTGAAGTAAGACGTTTATCAACTGCATATCCTTTCTTAACTAAGACTAAATATTAACTGCATCTTCATGCATAACTAAGACTAGATATCAATATTATGATTGCCATATTAAACGACTGCGATTGATGTTGTGgcaacaaaatataatttgttacGTTTGAGTATAATTTTGTCAATTAATACAATAACCAGTTATGATAATGTCTTGATGCTCACAACGAAactaatgaaatttgatatacaTTTAATAcgtgaaaatatttataataatcgGCTCgactctcttatttataataatatgcatTCCAGGAAAGAACCGACAAAGATGAAGCTGATAATTCAGCTCGACTCGATACATGacaagtaattaaaataaggacTTGATTACGTAAACAGTCATGGCAGCGCCTGCAAGTGAATCAACTGGTCTCTTACCATGTTGgcatagtagtataatttatttgaaattattagcATCCTTAGTTGGTTTCAAGACAAACGAACCACAATTGGGCTCCGAACAGAATGACTGGGAGAGGTCCATTTCAAGAATCCCTGGACAAAATTGGTATTCGGAGTTAGTCGGCTAAATGTAACCTTGTACTGCAGTTTCTGTTTTGTCTCGGAAAAGTTGAGCGTGGTGGGCTCCACACGAACATCAACTCCGCTAGGTGGGGAAATCTCCACCTCGTATGACGAGTCAGGGTCGCCTACGTTTGTGACGGTCCTGGTGTAAACCTGGGAATTAGTTGATTTGCCACTAAAAATGATAGAGAATGAAGGATAGTTTAGCTCTGCTTCCGCTATCCTCGATTCGACTGCGCAATTCACCCTCCTATGTAGAAACAACTCCACTTGGCGGTCCGTGTAGCCGAGACCGCACAAGTAAGAAAGATAGTCTTGGGGGTGGATGTCGTAGACAAGTCCGGGATCTTTAGCTCTTGATGGATTCACATGACCTGATCCCGTGGCAAAGATGTCGGCCGGGACGAACCTCTCGTCCTCAATTGGATTACCAGCGAGGTTCACATCGTCTGCAGTGGTCATAATGGCGGACTTGATTGCAGCTGGAGACCAATCGGGATGCACGCTCTTGAGCAGAGCTGCCACACCGCTCAGGTGCGGGCACGCCATTGAGGTACCAGAATCTATTTTCCATTCGATGGAAGTGTCATGTGATGCTGCCAGAATATTGACCCCAGGGCCTAAAATGTCGGGTTTCAAGATTCCAGGGGTTGGTATGCTAGGACCCCTGGAAGAAAATGAAGCGACGACTGGTGCACGCTCATCACCAATCACGGTACCTTTGGAAGAAATAGTGGCGGTGGGTGTTGCCGTTGAATTTATGTAAGCTTTGATCTTCAATCCCGCGACATAGCTGAAATGTGTTGTTGGCACACCGATGGCTGCAACTTGAATGGTGTTTCCATGTGTCTCACTGTTTATGAGAATCACGCCGACAGCGCCACTTGGAATTTCTTTTGTTCTGTCTTTCTCACACACCACTATCTTACCTCGAATGTCGCTTGCCCTGCAGTTAGGCGCATAGACAAGCGGGAAGAGCTTTCGTGGAAAGTCATAAACTGATTCACCATCCACCTCTTGATTGTTTCCTAGCACTGCTTTTGCACTCAATTTTCTGTCCAACGTGCTTGCTCCAACCGTCAGAACCCAAGGTGCCCAGTGTCCCACAGATGAGGGATGAGGCCCGCTGTTTCCAGCAGCGTAGCTAACGAAGATACCCTTCTCCATCGCACTGAATGCACTAATTGAAAAATCATCATCATACAaggtttttatttgtgttgcATCCTTATAGCCTATAGATATCGACAGCACGTCGACTCCATCTTCAATTGCTGCATCCATTCCAGCAAGGAAAGCAGCATCTCCTTCAGAATTATCCTTTAGCACTTTGTATATGGCTAAATGAGCAAGTGGTGCAACGCCAGCAGCAGTGCCGTTAGCCCTGCCAAAAATATTTGCGCCTTGCACAAAGCGTCCAGCAGCAGTGCCCGCAGTGTGAGTTCCATGGCCATTATCGTCAAGGGGGCTCTGGTCCCCGTCGTTAAAGTACCTTGCTCCAATGATTTTGTTGTTGCAGGTTGTGTGGCTGAATTCACACTCGCCCTTCCACTTAGCTGGTGGAGGTGGCATTCCTTCATCGCTGAAGGAAGGATGCTCAGGCATCAGTCCGGTGTCCAGCACGCCAATAATCACACCTTTACCATAATTAGAGTCTTCCCACAACCCCATATTCTGGTGCAACCCCAAGAAATTGGGAGAATGTGTTGTATGCAGGGACACCGACATCTGAGGCCGTGCGGAGATAAatcccttcttcttctccatttctttCACATGTTCGGGTGAAAGCCTAGCAGCAAATCCCTTGAACACGTGGCGGTACGAGTAAACGAGATGCGCCTCATCTTCACTCGAGCTTGCTGTGGTAGCCGGTAGAAAAGAGCGGTACCAGCTCTCCAAATCTTCCGATTCAGAAGCAACATGTGCATTAGGTGCCTCAACATGGACGATATATATTTgtagactatttttatttggtatcTGAGATGCAAATAAGGGCAG is drawn from Salvia hispanica cultivar TCC Black 2014 chromosome 6, UniMelb_Shisp_WGS_1.0, whole genome shotgun sequence and contains these coding sequences:
- the LOC125196999 gene encoding subtilisin-like protease 4 isoform X2, which codes for MALLSSTIIIVCLFCITSLPLFASQIPNKNSLQIYIVHVEAPNAHVASESEDLESWYRSFLPATTASSSEDEAHLVYSYRHVFKGFAARLSPEHVKEMEKKKGFISARPQMSVSLHTTHSPNFLGLHQNMGLWEDSNYGKGVIIGVLDTGLMPEHPSFSDEGMPPPPAKWKGECEFSHTTCNNKIIGARYFNDGDQSPLDDNGHGTHTAGTAAGVAPLAHLAIYKVLKDNSEGDAAFLAGMDAAIEDGVDVLSISIGYKDATQIKTLYDDDFSISAFSAMEKGIFVSYAAGNSGPHPSSVGHWAPWVLTVGASTLDRKLSAKAVLGNNQEVDGESVYDFPRKLFPLVYAPNCRASDIRGKIVVCEKDRTKEIPSGAVGVILINSETHGNTIQVAAIGVPTTHFSYVAGLKIKAYINSTATPTATISSKGTVIGDERAPVVASFSSRGPSIPTPGILKPDILGPGVNILAASHDTSIEWKIDSGTSMACPHLSGVAALLKSVHPDWSPAAIKSAIMTTADDVNLAGNPIEDERFVPADIFATGSGHVNPSRAKDPGLVYDIHPQDYLSYLCGLGYTDRQVELFLHRRVNCAVESRIAEAELNYPSFSIIFSGKSTNSQVYTRTVTNVGDPDSSYEVEISPPSGVDVRVEPTTLNFSETKQKLQYKVTFSRLTPNTNFVQGFLKWTSPSHSVRSPIVVRLS
- the LOC125196999 gene encoding subtilisin-like protease 4 isoform X1, which encodes MALLSSTIIIVCLFCITSLPLFASQIPNKNSLQIYIVHVEAPNAHVASESEDLESWYRSFLPATTASSSEDEAHLVYSYRHVFKGFAARLSPEHVKEMEKKKGFISARPQMSVSLHTTHSPNFLGLHQNMGLWEDSNYGKGVIIGVLDTGLMPEHPSFSDEGMPPPPAKWKGECEFSHTTCNNKIIGARYFNDGDQSPLDDNGHGTHTAGTAAGRFVQGANIFGRANGTAAGVAPLAHLAIYKVLKDNSEGDAAFLAGMDAAIEDGVDVLSISIGYKDATQIKTLYDDDFSISAFSAMEKGIFVSYAAGNSGPHPSSVGHWAPWVLTVGASTLDRKLSAKAVLGNNQEVDGESVYDFPRKLFPLVYAPNCRASDIRGKIVVCEKDRTKEIPSGAVGVILINSETHGNTIQVAAIGVPTTHFSYVAGLKIKAYINSTATPTATISSKGTVIGDERAPVVASFSSRGPSIPTPGILKPDILGPGVNILAASHDTSIEWKIDSGTSMACPHLSGVAALLKSVHPDWSPAAIKSAIMTTADDVNLAGNPIEDERFVPADIFATGSGHVNPSRAKDPGLVYDIHPQDYLSYLCGLGYTDRQVELFLHRRVNCAVESRIAEAELNYPSFSIIFSGKSTNSQVYTRTVTNVGDPDSSYEVEISPPSGVDVRVEPTTLNFSETKQKLQYKVTFSRLTPNTNFVQGFLKWTSPSHSVRSPIVVRLS